The proteins below come from a single Triticum aestivum cultivar Chinese Spring chromosome 5D, IWGSC CS RefSeq v2.1, whole genome shotgun sequence genomic window:
- the LOC123125078 gene encoding uncharacterized protein yields MNHGTSAPKLRNLAARILGLTCSSSACERNWSVFDQVHTKRRSRILHDKMSDLVFIKFNSKLKDKKLNKRKDPIEKQVVDVLEDDENEWITSVVPNGDEEQGEDQD; encoded by the exons ATGAACCATGGGACAAGTGCTCCAAAACTAAGGAACTTGGCTGCAAGGATTCTTGGTTTGACATGTAGTTCCTCTGCTTGTGAGAGGAACTGGAGTGTATTTGATCAA GTTCACACAAAGAGACGCAGCAGGATACTGCATGACAAGATGAGTGACCTTGTTTTCATCAAGTTCAACTCCAAACTAAAGGACAAGAAACTAAACAAACGCAAGGACCCCATTGAGAAGCAGGTGGTAGATGttttagaagatgatgagaatGAATGGatcactagtgtagtgccaaatgGTGATGAAGAACAAGGTGAAGATCAAGATTAA